From Kitasatospora sp. MAP12-44:
GCCCACCTGGCCGACCTCCTCGTGGGCGGCTGACCGGAGGAGCGCCCGGCCCTCATCGCGCCTTCGGCTGCTCCGTGGGCCGGGGCGGGGAGTTGAGCAGGGGCGGGGCGTTGAGCAGGGCGTCGACCTCGGCCAGGGTGGGCAGTGAGCGCTGTGCCCCCGTTCGGGTCGCGGCGAGCGCGCCCGCGGCGCAGGCTCGGCGCAGCGCCTCGGGCAGGGCGCGGCCGGCGCTGAGCGCGACGGTCAGTTGGGCGCAGAAGGCGTCGCCCGCGCCGACCGTGTCGACGGCCCGTACCGGGAATGCGGCGGCGCTGTGCCGCCCGGTCGGCCCGGCGGCGACCGCGCCGGCCGCCCCCAGGGTGACCACCGCGGTGGCCGGGCCCTGGGCGCGCAGCAACTGCGCGCGCTCGGCCCACTCCTGGCGGGTTCCGGTCTCGGCGGTCAGGCCCAGCAGGCCGGCCGCCTCGGTCTCGTTGACCACCAGGACGTCCACCAGCCCCAGCAGCTCGGCGAGTTGAGGGCCTGGATCGGGGCGCGGCGCGGCGTTGAGCACGGTCAGCGCTCCGGCGGCCCGGGCGCGGCGGGCGGCGGCCAGCACGCTGGGCTGCGGCACCTCCAGCTGCAGCAGGACGGCGGCGGCCGGCTTCGTCAGCGGGTCGTCCGTCAGCACGTCGTCCAGCAGGGCTTCCAGCGTCGGAGGGTCGAGCCGGCGGTTGGCGCCGGGGGAGAGCGTGATGGTGTTCTCGCCGTCCTGCTGGACCACGATCAGGGCCAGTCCGGTCGCCGTGCCCGGCAGGGTGCGGACGGCGCGGTCGTCGACGCCCTCGGCGGCCAGCCCGGCGCGCAGTTCGCCGCCGAACGCGTCGTCACCCAGCAGGCCCACCAGGCTCACCCGGGCGCCCAGCCGTGCGGCGGCGACGGCCTGGTTGGCGCCCTTGCCCCCGGCGCCGCGTACCGCGTCCGCGCCGGGGACGGTCTCGCCCGGCTCGGGCAGCCGCGGGACGGTGACCGACAGATCCATATTGAGGCTGCCTACGACCACCAGTCGTTCCGTCATGGCTCCGCACTCCGTGGCTCGTGGTGCCGATCTGGTCCGCTGAGGCCGACGGCACCAGCTGGCGATCAGGGTAGCGGTGGACGGTCATCGAGGCCGGCAGAAGCGGGTCGGAACAGCTCGTCCAGGTGATGGGTGAGGATCGCCAGCGCGGCTTCCCCGGTGCGTTGGCCGCCGAGCACGCTCGAGCCCAGGCCGTTGACCAGAGCCAGCATCCCGGCGGCCGTCATCTCGGGGTTCCTGCCGGCCTCGATCTCCCCGGTCTGCTGGGCGGCGCGGAGCTGTTTGGCGAGGAAGCCTTCGAGGAGGTCGGGCTGGGCCGTTCCGTTGCTTCTGCGGGTCCCCGCGCTGTTCCTGCTCGGGGCGCGCAGCGCCATGCACGACTCGCGCGAGGTCGCCGACCGCATCGGCAGGCTCGTACCCTCGGCCCGGGTGGAGATCGTGCCCGGCGCCGGCCACGCGCTGCCGACCGACAAGCCGGAGCTGGTGGCCGACCGTATCCTCGACGCCGTCACGCGGTAGCGCCGGCTCGAATCAGCCGGCCGGTTGCGGGGTCTGCGGTGGCGGCGGCGCCGGGTGCGCGGGGGCGGATTCCGCGCTGTCGCTGCGCGCGTGCGGCAGCCGGCGGACGGCGGTGGAGGCCAGCGGGGCCACGGCCGCGAGGGCGTAGACGACGCCGGTGACGGTGATCACCCGGAACCCGCCGAAGGCCTGGGCCAGCGGACCCACGCTGAGCTGGCCGATCGGGATCGCCAGATACGACAGCAGGTCGTCATAGGACGAGACGCGCGACAACGCGTGCGCGGGAACGTGCTCCTGCAGCGAGGTGTCCCAGCTGATGGCGGCGACGGAGGAGCCCAACCCGGCGACGAAGGCGGCGGCGATCAGCCAGGGAGTGTGCAGGTGCGCGCCGAGTGCGAGCAGGGGAAGGGCAATGAGCGCGCTCATCAGCTGCCCCAGCCGTAGCAGGTGCCTGACCACCAGGCGGTACATCAGCGCGCTCATCACCAGCATGCCGAGGCCGCGGGCGCTGAGTACGAACCCCCAGGTCGCCTCGCCACTGGTCTGCCGGGTGAGCTGGGGGCCCAGGATCTGCCAGGTGCCGGTCTGCACCAGGTTCATCAGGCAGAAGGACAGGCTCACCAGCCACACCCAGCG
This genomic window contains:
- a CDS encoding alpha/beta hydrolase, which codes for MARKPSRRSGWAVPLLLRVPALFLLGARSAMHDSREVADRIGRLVPSARVEIVPGAGHALPTDKPELVADRILDAVTR
- a CDS encoding ribokinase, whose product is MTERLVVVGSLNMDLSVTVPRLPEPGETVPGADAVRGAGGKGANQAVAAARLGARVSLVGLLGDDAFGGELRAGLAAEGVDDRAVRTLPGTATGLALIVVQQDGENTITLSPGANRRLDPPTLEALLDDVLTDDPLTKPAAAVLLQLEVPQPSVLAAARRARAAGALTVLNAAPRPDPGPQLAELLGLVDVLVVNETEAAGLLGLTAETGTRQEWAERAQLLRAQGPATAVVTLGAAGAVAAGPTGRHSAAAFPVRAVDTVGAGDAFCAQLTVALSAGRALPEALRRACAAGALAATRTGAQRSLPTLAEVDALLNAPPLLNSPPRPTEQPKAR
- a CDS encoding TetR family transcriptional regulator C-terminal domain-containing protein: MALRAPSRNSAGTRRSNGTAQPDLLEGFLAKQLRAAQQTGEIEAGRNPEMTAAGMLALVNGLGSSVLGGQRTGEAALAILTHHLDELFRPASAGLDDRPPLP